In the genome of Capricornis sumatraensis isolate serow.1 chromosome 4, serow.2, whole genome shotgun sequence, the window CAGAGTCTCTGTTATAGTTTTGTTTGTGGGTGAAATATAATATTGCAGTTAAACACTCACACTCAGCAGATGGTTATAAAACTACCACAAAACATTCTTATAGTTAACGGCTAATAGATCATCACAttacagctatggtttttcatggaGGCTGAAATCATCAGCAGATAAACATGTTTCATCAAATTATTATGGCCAAatggagttttttttaaaaaaacaagtcatTTATTTTCGAATTATTGCCAAGTAACAGTACATTTTTGTGTGCTAGAAAAACATTAGTCTGCTATTACAATAAATCAGCATAGtatcttaaaagaaattttaacataTAATCAAATCGTATTATCCCCCAATTACTTTTCACACCAAGTATTAGGAAAACTGCTTTAGACGTTTGCTAAAAAAGGGCTAACTTTTAAAGGAGAGGAAACGACTACAACAGTAACAGTTCCCAGGCCATGGCAATATAAGTTGTGAATCTTCTGGACCTGTGAGTAGAAAAGGACTTTACTCAGTGAGgctgtgttagtccctcagtcatgtccgactctgcaatcccatggactatagtccagcaggctcctctgtccatgggctttcctacgcataaatactggagtaggttgccaggttgaagatctccaggggatctttccgacccagtgatcaaacctggttctcctggattgcaggcggatggattctttactgtctgagccactagttGGATACGTATGGACGTTCTCTTCCAGATGAACAGGGCTTTCAGCAGGTGACAGTCTCTGTGTTTTAGTTAGAGAGAGAACCCCAGCAGATTCAGAAACCTAAAACATCACTGGCTGATGTGTTTAGGAGCCAGACTGGGTCTCTTCCACTTAATGAAAAGCATAATTTCTGACTGAGTCATTTGGGTTGGAAGGGACTTCTGATGAGTCATCTTAACTCTAACACCCTGACCCTGACTCTTCCATGGACCACAGAACTTTTCTTCTCAAACCCAGACTCCTTCCCCTTAGGACCCTAGCATCAGCATGAGCATGCTGCCTCTTCCTGTGCTGAAAAAAGGAATTCCCATCACTCCAGCTATTCCCTGTGTTCCTTGAGAGCTCCTTAGAAATTTAATCTTCTTCCCCAAAAACTCCCTAGAGAGtgatttttaaagacagaaaagctATATTTTGACTGAATTTAGAGGTTACACATTTCcttcacattttttccttttttaaaataataatcaaagGAAACTGTGAACATAGGACACTTGTTTTTCCATGTTAGGGATGTAATAAATGCCATGTGGACCATTGTGCTATATAATGTGTACAGATAGATAAAGTAACAGACTATTATTGAGGCCATATTTACAACTTAAGTACTTCAGAATTATCTAAAGTGAAAGCCTCCCTCTTGGAAGGAATTGCCCACCACCTGTGTACATCTAGTTTGTACATGCTAGTCATTTACTCTTGGCTCAGTTAAtgtcttatttggaaaatatatagAACACTCCATGGACCTGATTCCTTGTTGACAGTATAGATACTATGCTATTCCTGATCCTCTAATGCAGTTGCTCAACCAGAAAGCTATTCTTCACAATATTTTGAATGCAGAAGTCTTTGAACCAGTAAGTCAATTATGCTACAGCATTTCAGATTTGGCATTTAAGAAAATCTGTGTTTTCTACTATATTAATAATTACCCCCCCCCAAAGGCAGAATGAAGCTTTGTACCTCAGCAAGAGATGTACTATTTTAAACTAGACAAAGTTGTACCATATTGTAGGCTTTTTGTAAAACAGGAGAGAATGCTCACTCCATTTCCCAGGAGAACCATCCTGGGAAAGTGCAGTGCCCGAGCTAGGAAGGCACTGTGACTCACACTTGACAGGCTAGCCAGGATGACAGGCGTATATGCCAGTCAGAGGAGGCATGAGCAATGGAGACTTGATTAGAACAGACCAACTATTAAAAGTCTGGCTTCAGGGTAAGCTAGAATGGGCTGTGTTATACATTTGGAGAGCAATACAGATGAGTGGCTATCTGCCAGGAATTGAGAAAGTAATAAAAGCTCcaaatagtaaaaatgatcatGTGTAAGAACTTCTTTTTAACTTGACATTTTGCTAAGAGATACTTATAAAAGTGTAATACTTATGAAACATGTAAGTGTATCAGTCCTGTTCTTTAAAACCGTTATTAGACTATATAAATCTATTGTAGCAAAGCCTCCATGTAGGTCACTAAAAGTTTCCAGGATACTAACTATTGCCACAAAGTAAGTGAATTTTAATCTGGTCACATGTGGCACCTTCCAAAAGGAAGAGAGACTCCTTCATGCCTCATTTAAACCAGGCTCCTGTTAAATTCCTTTCCATTAAGTCATGTCTTTTTTGCACAAGCTACACGGCTTAAAGTCAGTGCACACAactaaaatgctgaaagagagcTGGTATTCTGGCCATAAGGTCTGAGAAATAATGACAGTTTCCGtggtttcctcttcttggactcaCAATATAACTAGACAATCTGTTGTTCCCTCAGTGATAATCCAGACCCTAGGAATCCTGGTTCTTTATTTTGGTGATGAAAATGTACTTGGGACAACAAGCTCAGTCTTCTAGGAAGTGGATAAATTGCTGTCCATTTGCCCATTGCCATGGTTCCCAACACAGATTCTTTATTCTATGCCCTTCCCTTCTAGTTTCCTCAACATACACTTCAGTAAGAGAAAGGGTTGGGGAAGTTGGAAAACAATCTTGGTTTTAGAATCAGAAGACATCATCTTTGGAGTGCCCTGGTTCTGCCTGTTatcatgtgaagtgaagttgctcactcctgtctgactctttgcaaccccatggacaccaggcttctctgtccatgggattttctaggcaagagtactggagtgggttgccatttcccttctccagggaatcttcccgacccagggatcgaacccaggtctcccgaattgtagacaaatgctttaccatctgagccaccagggaagtagcaAGTGTGAAGTCTTTAATCTCTGAACCtcactttccccatctgtaaaatgaagagttTTGTTTATTCTCATATTTCTCTGAAGAGTTAAATAAGTTGTAACAATGAAAGTAATAAAAGACCAGATAAATTTATCATTGTGTTGGGGAGGGAAAATACACAGGATCCAGCCCTGTGAAATGCCTtcagaaacatttgaaaatgagCCACTTTGGAGGGTTATTTCAATGGTAGAAATTCAAGTTATGTGAAGTGTGGTTGTAGCAGATATAATATGACTGCTTCATGTATGTAATCCTTAAATTTGGTTAATACATAcagaataataaaagaatacatGAATGGACATTTAAGCAAGAGTCAGGGTGTCATTTAAAAAGATTGatagaaaactatttttttcacTCTATTTTCATTAGTGTTGTTTAATAGAAAAACCACTTCATATTTTTGCCCAGAGATATTTCTAAGACAAAGAACAAATAGAAAAGGGAATTTCTTAATTAAGCCCTAAGGATAATACGTTTGAAattctaaattaaaaagaaaaatgatgcacagaggaaataaaatgatCTCACTTAAACACACAAAGACAGCCATTTAAAAGAGACCACCCACTGCTTTATGGAAAAATATGTGTGCTCTGACAGTTGGCCTTCATATATAGGTTCTTGGTAGCCTATAGTCTAATATCAATCATGTCCAAATTCAGTGTGGTAGTCAGGTGGTCTCCTAGACAGACTTCACAGCTCACTTCATCCTTCAGACTTTGTTTGCTTTTACTAGTAGAGCTTGCTGTTCTTTGAgattcaatattattattattttcttttaagtggggatcagtgtgtgtgcatgtacgcCTGCTCATGCACATGTATGCACGCTCGCTCATGCACATGTATGTATGCCTGGAGTGAGTATTTAGGGGAAATCAGCCACCTTTTTGTTTCCCAGACTAGGACGCTTTATTTCCCCAAAACCATGAAAAGAAGCTCAGTGGTTTCTGTCCATGTTTTTTGAAACAATGAcgcttaatattttaaattgagaAGAGAGCATAGACATTGTAGAatctgatctttttaaaaagatggggcCCCAAGGGCCCAAGAATGTTCATGTTCTCAACAAGGTCACAGACCTGGGGAGCAGCACAGCTCGGACTTAGGCTGGAGCCTCCTAAAGGCCGGCTCTTCCCTTCCCATCTCTGCCTTCCCTGCTCAGCCAGCTTGTAGCCCTCTAGCTTAGCTTGTGGGACCAATTAGACCATTCAAAGGCTTTCCCCGCGTCTTTGTGGTCTCGGTCAGATATTAAACTGTCACTGtcttcttcctctcctgctcTTCCCTCTTTACAGCAAAAGGGCTGTGTCTGAGCACCAGCTCCTCCATGACAAGGGGAAGTCCATCCAAGACTTACGGCGTCGGTTCTTCCTCCACCATCTGATCGCGGAAATCCACACAGCCGAAATCAGAGCTACCTCGGAGGTGTCCCCCAACTCCAAGCCTGCTCCCAGCACCAAGAACCACCCCGTCCGATTTGGGTCTGATGATGAGGGCAAATACCTGACTCAGGAAACTAACAAGGTGGAGACATACAAAGAGCAGCCACTGAAGACGCccggcaagaaaaagaaaagcaagcctGGAAAACGcaaggagcaggagaagaagaaacGGCGAACTCGGTCGGCCTGGCTGACCTCGGGCGTGCCTGGGACTGGGCTGGAAGAGGACTACCTATCTGACATCTCCGCAATGTCGCTGGAGCTCAACTCACGGTAACCGGCTTCCCGGCCCCTAGCCCCTCCTTGGTGCCCCCAAGTAGTGTGGAGACTCCATTCTACCCTGGCTTGCACAGACCTAGAATCTCCTATCTGTGCCTCGGTCCATCGCGCCACGCTTTAAAAAGCTTACAAAACCAAGATGTCTCAGAATATTGCCTGCTTTAAGGCAATGTCCTAGCCCCTCAACATACAAGGTGTTTAATCACTCGCTTCTTTCTCCACCAGCAAACCCCAATACCAATCCTTTAATACTCTATTAACaacttttatctttttcctcAAGCTTTAGAAGCTTGTGCACTTTAACCATTTGTTAGAGAACTGTATTTATTTCCCCCACTCTTATACCAAGTCGAACTTtatggttatttttcttttttcttcttttttcttctttttttttttccccttcaagggggaaaaaaaaagaaggctttGATATGATCTAGAAACACTACAGAAAATATCCTACCATGAAAAATTAAACttacttaattaaaaattaaatttattttcatgtgattaaatttaaaattttacacacAGACTTTGAATTTACTTAATTGAATTTAACTCTGTTTTCTACCAGTTCATGAAACAAAAATCATGATTTCTGAAAATTTCTAAGTAAAGATTGGGAAGGACATAAGTTTTTCTCAGGTATCTATTTGTCCACTGACAAGTTGAGGTACTTTTTATAGGGTTTTACAGTAGGAATAATAAAACCACATCTATGTGGCTTGTTTATCCTTAGCTTGCAGCTGTTCACATTCACAGACTTTGGAGCCAGAAACCCTTAAGTTCAAGTCTTGGGTCTGAATTTATTGACATTCACAACCTTAGTCTTTCTaagacagatttcctcttctgtaaaatgaagatggtACTTGTGCCAACCTCACTGGGTcaggtgaagattaaatgagattacatGGGTTAAATGCCTGTCATAGAGTAAATACTCAGTAAATTGCAGCTCATTATTGTTTAGGTGCTTTGAGAATTCATTCTGGCTCtatcatccattcacccatctctctatctgtgtgtttctgtgaggCAAAAAAAGGGTAAGTATTCATCTCATTTTAGAATACAGTTTGAAAACCAAAGGCTTCCACAGGTAAAGCAGCGGAGCAGACCCGGCAACGGGGAGTGGTGGTCCTCAGAACTGGCTTTATTCCTTTCTTGACACTTAGGCAAGCACCGTGCTGGCGCTGCTCTTTACCTCTGCATTTCCACTGATggggtcttttcattttttactttctagTGCAGCCCTTCTGTGGGGTTTAAAAGGAAGGGGGAAGTAACACAGGATGCATTCTATGCAGCTGATGATCTTGCTATTTAAGGAGTCCCCTGTCACTTCTCCAGTCCTTTCCTCTGACTGGTAAAGACTGGATAACACAGTGATGTTTCAAAGGGGATATTTGAGTTAAATTGACAAAACCCATCATTCAAAAGCATATAAAATGACAATGACATTGGCCAAGTAGTGCAGCTTAAGTAGTAATCAACAGACAGTGGCACTAGAAGAGTCTTTAGCCCAATGAGTGATCTATTCTGCAAATATCTAATGGATATATAAAGGATAACAAACAATAAATCTTGGTTTAATGCATTGGTTTAATCACATTCAGTGTATTTTTAGATACGATCCTAATTGTACATATTTATAACTAATTCAAGGGCTTTATTGCCAAAATCtacttttatctattttgtatatatacataaacagaagtagaaatatgTTTCAGTGAATTCTATTCATTTAAATTTGCAATGCGCTTAAGTATCTGGAGAATTGAAAGTCAGCTCTTGTCAGTTCATATCCCCAAACTGTCTCTAAGTTAAAGTAGATTTACTAAAAACTAGGCAGTGCCCAATCAAATCCAGACCTATGACTGAAAGAAATAGAATGCTTCTGCCTCTCCTTTCTGTTCCCTTGTTCTGAGAGATGTTCATGGAAAGCACTTTATGTTTGGCAGCCAAATGTTGGCATTCTCTCAATACAATCCAACAGAGGTGTAGGCAAGAGTGGGGAAATTCAGCAATGTACTGATGAGAACATATGGGACCATGCAAATTTTGTCATCCAAATAGAATCTTTTCAGaataaccattttaaagttttataagcAACTCACCTTTTATTAGCATCCTGTCTTCAATCTCCCTGCATTAATGCAATGAGCTCAGAGATCTAATGATATGGCAAGCATGAACTTTATTACAATATGTAATAGTGGTGGTATTTCTTAAGAGAAACTATTGAGCCTACACTGTATGGATCCTCTTACATGAACCATTCAGTGGGAAATATACAGCtttaaattttggaaattatattttagaatttttgatGTTGCACGTGAGATGTCCAGATACAGTGGGACTCATATAATTTACCTTGGTAAACAccgatgtaaaaaaaaaaaatgaaagcttttcAGCACTCAGAAGAGCTCTAAAGTGTTGTCATACTCATATGTGTACTGTGCTTATACATGTACTTTTAGGTCATGGTATATATTTTACCTGACTATCCCACTACATGCCTTTGTCAAAGCGAAATCAGAAGGAAGGATAACAAACAAACTGGCTGGGCAGGgtgaaatataattaaaagagCTTTTCCTTGGTCCTTTaatgtatttcctttttctttccttctgaggaaTAAATTGTTCAAGAGGCTATTCATTCCCTCCTTGCTTGTGTTACTCTTAAATACAATTCACTAGATACTGGTTAGTAACAAAACATTTTGCAATCAGTACAATACCCAAATGATTGAGTTTGACAGTTGCCTTTTGGACTTTATTCATAACATCCATCCATATCTGCCCaccatttaaaaagtttaatagtaaactatttttctcctctgttaCTAGGAGCTGTTTTCTCATCCAAACAAAATTCTTGAAGAGTTCGATTCCTTAAGAGGTTAAAACACTCTAAATGCTAAACTTGCTTTTCATTCTTCAAGCTGCACATAAAATTCCAAATTGTCAAGAGTTTGCTTTTGGGTAGGTCACACAATCATGCAGGTCTGACATGTAAAATTCTGGCTGTTAATGCAGTGATGCAGCCAACTGCTTCCATTCCGTAGCTGTTGCTCCTAGTTGTTCCTAGTTGGTTTCTTTGACACTAATAGGTATTCCCCAAAATAGAccacacacagagaagaaaaaagcagagagagaagcagagaaaaagtCGCTAGTcttaaaatgggcttccttggtgccttaggcggtaaagaatctgccagcaatgtaggagatccgggttcaatccctgggtcaggaagatcccctggagaaggagatggcttctccactccagtgttcttgcctggagaattccatggacagaggagcctggcaagctacagtccatggggtcacaaagaagtggacacaactgaacaactaaacacacacatctgAAAATACTGTCATTATAGTGCTTAGAAGGGTTAGAAACCATGTCAGTCCCAAGTGGAAACTTATTCTGGGTAATAAAACAAACACAGTGATGTGAAATATTGCTATTTTGTACTTTTGAATTAATAGATTCCTATTCTCTAATTTAAAATAAGCTTTCCCAATTTCTAACGTAAGATCCAGTCAAAAAACTAGCAGCAATTCTATCGTAGTTTTGgcttcaaaaacaaaaatccaaaatcATTTTATTCATTAGTATTTAAGAACAGCTAAAGAAGGACAGATATCCTCATCCTCATCCTCAAATCATCAGCCAAACATACTTTAATTACTCATCCTTCTAACATTTACCCCAAATCACAGACTCAACCCTCACAACAGCCCATTAATCTGAGTGAGAGATTGGCCAAATGAGAACCTGAAAAGGATAAGCAACCTTTACATCACCTCTGTTGGACATCCCTGGGGAATAAACTTCTAAGCAAGGTGTATTTAATGATGGATAACACAACCTGGCCTTATTCTGAATTCTCAGATGTGTCCCTCCTCTTCCCAGACTTGCCAGTTAGCAgctttggaaaattctcaaagggTTTCCTTTTCCTGACAGAGTATAATTAGAAATGCAGACccattttcctttctgtattaCATTGATCATTAGATCAGATTAAAGACCCTGCCTGTAGCAGAGGGTTCTGGAGAGTTGGGTAGACCCCACAGGCACCTTTTGGAAAAGATATTTACAAGAAGTCCCCTGAATCAGTTTTCATTGTGTTTCTATGTTCCTTAATTTACATCTTTATTTTATGTCTCTTCATTTGCAAAGAAAATTAAcctgttttctcctcttttttttttttttatttttttgcttctttctctttgcaGGAGGCATTGAATTTTTCAGCAGAGACCTTCAGAAGACGTATTGCAGGATTCTGTAATAATGAACATGTGGAAagtattagaaatatttattgtctgTAAATATTGTAAATGCATTGGAATAAAACTGTCTCCCCCATTGCTCTATGAAACTGCACattggttattgtgaatatttttttttttttgccaaggcTAATCCAATTATTATTATCACATTTACCATAATTTATTTTGTCAactgatgtatttattttgtaaatgtatCTTGGTGCTGctgaatttctatattttttgtaACATAATGCACTTTAGATATACATATCAAGTATGTTGATAAATGACACAATAAAGTGTCTTTATTTTGTGGTTGATCTTAATGAATGCCTAAATATAATTATCCAAACTGATTTTCCTCTGTGCATGTAAAAATAGcagtattttaaatttgtaaagaATGTCTAATAAAATATAATCTAAATTACATCATGACTCAGAAGgtgaattttatgtatatatatcctttaAGATTTCTAGTAGAAGGAACATGATGTAATTTTTAACTGTATTTGAATATGGTCTTAAGTTTAATATGTTTATATTGGTACAAATTCCAACATTTTCACATTAGCTTTTAGTTTAAAACCACTTAAAAtgtggttttaattattttatccaGTATTTAAGTTCAATTCAGTGGAATGGCTGAGTTATCTAGACATCATTTTATACAGTACATCCAATTCAAAGTGAAGAGTGGAGAGGGCAGAGAAAagtcaggagaaaaaaattaaagaaacttaGTCCAGAGAGTTAGCCAGAGCTGAAAAACAGGGAGAGAGGAAGTCAGGAACTTTAAGACCAGGGGTAATTTTACCCAATGTAAGGTTTAATTTGAGAGAGCTTGCCCTTATTGGTCAATAGTAAGAGCTGCTTGAGAATTCTACCTGGGTTAACCTTTCTACCAGTGAATGAAGAGAGACTCAGGTTTGGGAGATAGATATGTGGCAATTCAAAGAGCCTTCACTGGTGAAGATGTCTTTCCTGGGACATCCCGCTTCCAGGGACCATGGTTGCAAACAGCACATATGTAATACCGCATGCAATCCCCTTTCCATTTTGCATATCATCTTGGTTGTTCCTAATTCTATTTTCgaatgaaaacacaaatacattctTTCCATAGAATCTTTTTCTTTGCATCTTAGAACTCATCAGTGAAGAAACAACACAGCAAAACAAAAGGCCTATAGGAAGTCATTTGTTTAGGCTCAGTATCACGTTAAGAATCTTTTAGATGTTTGGGGGATACCCAGAAAGTTCTAAATGCCCCAAAGACACTCTCTCCAGTGGGTAGagaatacatacatgtacatgaaACAACTAAAATGCTGTATTCAAGAAACTGAGATAATCCAAAAttctaaaaacttttaaaaataggggAAAACCACATGGGGAGAGATTAGTCTGAGCTGGATATGAGTAGGATAATGTTTCTGGGAGGAATATTCTAACACTGAACTTATTCATAATTTCACTTGAGGCTCACAGCCTTCCAGACAGGACCCATCTTACTATTTTGGGTAAGAATGTTgaaccaaggacttccctggtggtccagtggttaagactttgccttccaatgcaagcgGTGCATGTTCGATACCTGACTGGCGAGCTAAAGTCCCACATCCCTCGTggccaaaataccaaaacataaaacagaagcagtattgtaacaaattcaacaaagactttaaaaatggtccacatccaaagtaaatctttaaaattttttgaaaattaaaaaaaaagactgctgaACACATGTTAGTAAGCAAACAAAAGAATTTGTGCTTGTCTTCAATTATGAATTTGTTGGATATTTGTAAGGAATATGCAGATGTTAAGACCAATACGCTAAAGTTGTATAAAGCAACTAGCTTGGAAAGTCTTAAAACCAGATATAatcaaacttttccaaaattcTGTCTGAAACTCTAAATCTTAAGACTACACCAAATCTTTATGTTATTCACatgaaaagtgttttttaaacacTAATTTGGTAAATACCTGGACATTACGGCAGGGAAACATCAGATTCAAGTCATCTTTAACCTTTTCTTCACAAATAGTCTATTCCTGAAAAATACAGGCAGAATCGATAGTTATCAGTTCTGACCAAAATATTATTAATGCATTTATTGCCTTCAGTCATATCTTCGGTTTTCAGGCAGTGATAAGGAGTAAAATCACAGCATAAAGGATGGAATGGGATGatgaaagaagcaaaaaaattcctttggtggaaaaaaagtcaatttttgatattattatttcctacaaaagaaaaactgaaatatataatTTAGGCTAATAAGTGTTTGAATGTAATTAAAGTCTTAGCAAATTACAGTCTAAGTGAACGTGGTTCACGCTTGACCTaagtaatgttttaaataaaggCAAGTTGGACTAAgtattcagaaattaaaaaacgAAACCTAATTTACTAACTTGCTACTGCCTTCCTCAAATTTTATTCAGACAGAAATTTGATATTTAATTAGACTCCTAGTACACATTTATGGACATTGGGGAGTCCAATTACAAAAGACAAGAGTGGAGCTTGTGTGTGAAGACCTTattcctttcctctctgttttcttaGTCATTGTTATAAAACAGGTGCAGGACTACATTAAGGGATGAACCCAAATCAGTGTGGACATTAGTGGTtctgaaaatattataaaatcattATTGGTATCTCCCTTTCTTGTTACAAAAATTAGTTGGGAATGGAGGCAGCATCAATCTGTGATATATAGAGAAATTGAAGCTTTTCTTAGGAGAAAGCATAATCACATACCTTGATGGTTAAGAGTTTAATTTTAACTTCCCATTACCTAACCTTAGTACCTATTGAGCAAAGTAGCTATTTAACTTTCTATAACTACCATACAAGGACAAAGGGaaggaatctttttaaaattcaaaaagttCTTTAATATACCATGTATAGTGGACCCAGCCAGAAGCACAAAGTTAACTATTACTTTAGTTTTATCTCATAGTCAAGTCATT includes:
- the PTHLH gene encoding parathyroid hormone-related protein; this encodes MLWKLVQQWSVAVFLLSYSVPSCGRSVEELGRRLKRAVSEHQLLHDKGKSIQDLRRRFFLHHLIAEIHTAEIRATSEVSPNSKPAPSTKNHPVRFGSDDEGKYLTQETNKVETYKEQPLKTPGKKKKSKPGKRKEQEKKKRRTRSAWLTSGVPGTGLEEDYLSDISAMSLELNSR